The following coding sequences lie in one Phragmites australis chromosome 8, lpPhrAust1.1, whole genome shotgun sequence genomic window:
- the LOC133925847 gene encoding uncharacterized protein LOC133925847 codes for MFPSTSTSATASRFLLPFTAASRRTMSAAAADPPPQATSKAVRVVVKGSVQGVFFRDWTVETARSLGLAGWVRNRRDGTVEALLSGDPAKVDEMVSRRLPVGPPAAVVTAVVSSPADPVDPAEGFHRKPSA; via the coding sequence ATGttcccctccacctccacctccgccaccgcgtcccgcttcctcctccccttcacAGCCGCCTCCCGCCGCACCATGTCGGCCGCCGCAGCCGACCCGCCGCCGCAGGCCACCTCCAAGGCGGTGCGCGTGGTGGTAAAGGGCAGCGTGCAGGGCGTCTTCTTCCGGGACTGGACCGTGGAGACGGCGCGCTCCCTGGGGCTCGCCGGATGGGTCCGCAACCGCCGCGACGGCACCGTGGAGGCCCTCCTCTCCGGGGACCCCGCCAAGGTCGACGAGATGGTCTCGCGGCGGCTCCCCGTGGGTCCGCCCGCCGCCGTCGTCACCGCCGTCGTGTCCTCTCCCGCCGacccggtggaccccgcagagGGGTTCCACCGCAAGCCCAGCGCCTGA